Proteins from one Sylvia atricapilla isolate bSylAtr1 chromosome 1, bSylAtr1.pri, whole genome shotgun sequence genomic window:
- the DEK gene encoding protein DEK: protein MSSVDSSKEDTMSSEKTDEKPETENKAEESDEDEEEEEEEEEEEKEKSLIVEGKREKKKVDRLTMQVSSLQKEPFTITPGKGQKLCEIERIQFFLSKKKTDELRNLHKLLYNRPGTVASLKKNVGQFSGFPFEKGSDQYKKKEEMLKKFRNAMLKSICEVLDLERSGVNSELVTRILNFLMHPKSSGKPLPKSKKPQSKGGKKERSSSGTTRKAKRTKCPEILSDESSSEEDEKKEKDESSEEKESEDEPPRKASKREKSKKMTSKTKKAVKSANVKKADSSTTKKNQNSSRKESESEDSSDDEPLIKKLKKPPTDEELKETVKNLLANANLEEVTMKQICKEVYEKYPSYDLSDRKDFIKRTVKELIS from the exons ATGTCTTCTGTTGATTCATCAAAAGAAGATACAATGTCATCAgaaaaaacagatgagaaacctgaaactgaaaacaaagctgaggaaagtgatgaagatgaagaagaggaggaggaggaggaagaagaagaaaagg AGAAGAGTCTCATTGttgaaggaaaaagggagaagaagaaggtTGACCGACTGACTATGCAGGTGTCCTCACTGCAGAAGGAACCTTTTACAATTACACCCG gaaaaggacaaaaactCTGTGAAATTGAGAGGATACAATTCTTTCTGAGTAAAAAGAAGACAGATGAACTTAGGAACCTGCACAAACTCCTCTACAACAGGCCAGGCACT GTTGCATCCCTAAAGAAGAATGTGGGTCAGTTCAGTGGGTTtccatttgaaaaaggaagtgACCAAtataaaaagaaggaagaaatgttaaaaaa ATTTAGAAACGCAATGTTGAAAAGTATCTGTGAAGTTCTTGACTTGGAAAGATCAGGAGTTAATAGTGAGCTCGTAACCAGAATATTAAACTTCCTAATGCATCCAAAATCTTCGGGCAAG CCATTGCCTAAgtccaaaaaaccacaaagcaaaGGTGGTAAAAAAGAGCGCAGTAGCTCTGGAacaacaagaaaagcaaaacgCACCAAGTGCCCAGAGATCTTGTCAGATGAGTCCAGTAGcgaagaagatgaaaaaaaggaaaaggatgagtcttcagaagaaaaagaaagtgaagatgAG cCCCCTAGAAAAGCatctaaaagagaaaaatcgAAAAAGATGACTTCTAAAACCAAGAAAGCTGTCAAGAGTGCAAATGTCAAGAAGGCAGACAGCAGCACTACTAAGAAAAACCAGAACAGTTCTAGGAAAG AAAGTGAGTCTGAGGATAGTTCAGATGATGAACCTTTAataaagaaactgaagaaaccACCCACCGATGAAGAACTGAAGGAAACTGTCAAGAATTTATTGGCCAATGCAAACTTGGAGGAGGTTACAATGAAACAGATCTGCAAGGAG gTGTATGAAAAATATCCTAGTTATGATTTATCTGACAGAAAAGATTTCATTAAAAGAACAGTCAAAGAG TTGATTTCATGA